The genomic interval TTTCGATGCCTGGTCGATCATCCCGATCGTGGTGGTCGCGGCCTTGGCGTTCTTCGGCCTGCGCGGCATCGCCGGCTTGTCGGTAGAAGCGGCGGAGCGGCGCACTGCGCTGGTCGGCCAGCTGCGCTTCGCGGTCACCATGCAGGACCTCCGGACCGTGCTGGTGCTGCGCCGCCAACTCGCCATGGAGCTCCCGCGCGAGCGCCCGTGGTTCGGCAACCGCCCAAGGGCGCGCCGCCTGCGCTGGCCGGTGTGGCGGCGGGGCTGGAGAGGCGTGTTGCGGTGGCCTGCGACCCGTCTGGTGCGGCTGGTGCTGCTCGCCGCGGTGGCCGGCTTCTGCATGCGGGCGGCCTGGAACGGCACCGTGCCGTTGATCGTCGGCGCGGGCCTCGCGATGTGGCTCGCCGCGCTCGACGGTGTCGAGTCGATCGCGCAGGAGACCGACCACCCGAGCCGTCGCGACAGCTTCCCGATGGAGCGCGGGCTGCTGTACCTGCGCGAGACGGTCGTGGCGTCGATCGTCATGGTGGTGGTCGCGGCGGTCGCCGCGGCGGTCGCCGCCGCCACCGGGCCGTCGAAGACCGCGTTCGCCGTCGCCGCCATCGCGTTCGTGCCGGCCGGCCTCGCGGCGATGGCCGGCGCGGCCGTGAGCGTGGTGGCCGGCGCGCCCAAGATCTCGACCACCGGCGGCCTGTTCCAAGGCATCGGTCCGCCGGAGTTCAGCGGAATGGCCAACGTGCTGCGAGCAGCCATCCCGCCGGGCATCGCGGTGATCGGCACCACCCCGATGCTGGCGGCGCGATCCGCGTACCACAAGGGTCTGCCGCTCTATCGGCCCGAGTTGTTCGCGGTGGTGGGCGTGCTGGTCGTGGTGCTGCTCGCCGTGGCCTGGCTGCGGTTGCACGAGCGGATCCATGAGTGGTGGGTGGTCGTCACCGAGGAAGCCGCAGCTCAGCAAAAGCAGCGGCGCGAAGCCGCCGACGCGGCCCGCTCCCGGGCCCGGAACCACGAGGACGACTGATGGCGAACCCGAAGAACGCACCGACTGACTTCGATGTCGCGGACACCGACGAGGAGACCTGGCCGGCGCTGTACGTCAAGGGTCTGTCGAAGGAGTACGGCGACTTGCCGGCCCTCGAGCCGCTCGACCTCACCGTGGAAGTGGGGGAGTCGCTGGCGCTGATCGGCCACAACGGCTCGGGTAAGTCGACGCTGTTGCGGATGGTGGCCGGGTTGCTCGAGCCCAGCAGCGGTGAGGTGGAGATCGCCGGATGGCCGGTCGGCTCGGAACCGGCCCGGGCCACCACGTCGTACCTGCCGGACGACCCGGTGCTGTACGACGACCTGAGTGTCCGGGAGCACGTCGAGTACATCTCCCGGCTGCACGGTGGCGACGGTTGGGACGACTATGCGCAAGACATCGTGGAACGGCTCGGGCTGTCCGGCCGCGAGGACGACCTGCCGGCGCGCTTCTCCCGCGGCTTGCGCCAAAAGACGAGCTTGCTGCTCGGGCTCACGCGCCCGTTCTCGCTGTTGCTGGTCGACGAGCCGTTCGTCGGGCTGGACGCCGCGGGGCGCGAGACGCTGCTCGAACTGCTGAAGGAAGTCCACGACGACGGCGCAGCGGTCGTCGTGGCCACGCACGACCCCGACTTCGTCGGTCGTGTGCAGCGATGCGTGGCGCTGCGCGACGGCGCGGTGGTCTACGACGGGCTGGCCGGATCGGCCGACGTGCGCGCCCTCGTCTCCGGCTGACGCCCCGCAACGGGCGGTTGCAGGTGCGGGGCCGTTCGACCGGCGGGGCGACGATCGTCGCGCGAGGCTCAGCTGATGGACGTCCACCTCGTCGACGGCACGTACGAGCTGTTCCGTTACTTCTTCGCGCTGCCATCGCACGTGACCGCGGACGGCCTCGAGGTGGGCGCCACCCGCGGGACGGTGGGTACGGTCCTGCAACTGCTCGAGGGTGGCGCCACGCACGTCGGGGTGGCCACCGACCACGTCATCGAGTCCTTCCGTAACGACTTGTGGCCTGGCTACAAGACCGGCGAGGGCGTCGACCCCTCACTCAGATCGCAGTTCCCGCTGCTCGAAGAGGCGCTGGCAGCCGCCGGCGTGGTGGTGTGGCCGATGGTCGAGTTCGAGGCCGACGACGCGCTCGGCGCGGCGGCGGCGAAGGCGGCGGCCGACCCTCGGGTGGACCAGGTGGTGATCTGCACCCCCGACAAGGATCTCGGCCAGTGCGTCGGCGGCAAGGTCGTGCAACTCGACCGTCGCAAGGAGCAGCTGATCGACGTCGGCGGGGTGCGCGAGAAGTTCGGGGTGGAGCCCGAGT from Acidimicrobiales bacterium carries:
- a CDS encoding ABC transporter ATP-binding protein: MANPKNAPTDFDVADTDEETWPALYVKGLSKEYGDLPALEPLDLTVEVGESLALIGHNGSGKSTLLRMVAGLLEPSSGEVEIAGWPVGSEPARATTSYLPDDPVLYDDLSVREHVEYISRLHGGDGWDDYAQDIVERLGLSGREDDLPARFSRGLRQKTSLLLGLTRPFSLLLVDEPFVGLDAAGRETLLELLKEVHDDGAAVVVATHDPDFVGRVQRCVALRDGAVVYDGLAGSADVRALVSG
- a CDS encoding 5'-3' exonuclease H3TH domain-containing protein, translated to MDVHLVDGTYELFRYFFALPSHVTADGLEVGATRGTVGTVLQLLEGGATHVGVATDHVIESFRNDLWPGYKTGEGVDPSLRSQFPLLEEALAAAGVVVWPMVEFEADDALGAAAAKAAADPRVDQVVICTPDKDLGQCVGGKVVQLDRRKEQLIDVGGVREKFGVEPESIPDFLALVGDSADGFPGLPGWGAKSTAAVLARYGRLDDIPLDEPWDVKVRGGGGLQATLREQFDDALLFRRIATIELDAPVMDDVEELRWTGPSKAFVEMCERLEAPGLLRRAVKLATARIG